Genomic DNA from Torulaspora delbrueckii CBS 1146 chromosome 8, complete genome:
aaagatgagtACAGCTGATAGACTACGGGAATTGGCCTACTCGCAAGGAAGAGATATATCTGAGAGAGTAATACTCAGTGCCGCTAAAGCCACGGATTCAAGCGAAGGTCTGTATGATTCTAGACTATTTTCAAAAGGTGCGAATGCGAATGCAAGAAGACACGAAGATCAGCTCTATGATCAGCCGCTTTTCGATCAACAGGCTAGAGATTCCTCTAATAGAGCAAACTTGGATCAGATAGATAGCATGATAGGTGAAGAAAAGGGTGAGAAAAGAGGACATATACAGTTTACAGAAGCTAGCAAGGACTCAACTCGGgatgaggagaaagagTATGGATTGCAGGATAAGTAAAACTGGTGTAAGCATTAATCGTAGTTATTCAAGCAGTGGCGGTATCTTCGTCGTTGTCTTCTGTGACAGTAGTAAAGTCATCGATAAGTCTTTTGTCATCCCTTTTAATCACAGAGAGTAGTTTCTCGCTACGCCTTCCAGCATAGTCTTCTATCTTTTTTATGGTCCCACTAACTTTGACAGGATTCACAATAACGTTATCAATAGTTCCTATCTTACTGATTAGAGTTAATGCTGTTATAACCAAATCGCTGTCTTCTCGATGGCACCTTAGAATGCCCGTAGAAGTCATATTGGAAAAATATTTGATCTGCAATAAGGATGTAGCTTTCCCGCAGCCGTAGTCGCCAAAATTGTGCTGTAAAGATCGTCGTATCTCCTGAATCAGTACTTTGATGGATACATCAACTGGTGAGACCTGATGATGTCTTAGCAGAATTTCTCTTCTGGAACAAA
This window encodes:
- the POP5 gene encoding RNA-binding protein POP5 (similar to Saccharomyces cerevisiae POP5 (YAL033W); ancestral locus Anc_7.59), which encodes MVRLKSRYILFEVLYPVNANYSEEDVPFCSRREILLRHHQVSPVDVSIKVLIQEIRRSLQHNFGDYGCGKATSLLQIKYFSNMTSTGILRCHREDSDLVITALTLISKIGTIDNVIVNPVKVSGTIKKIEDYAGRRSEKLLSVIKRDDKRLIDDFTTVTEDNDEDTATA